In Nostoc sp. GT001, a genomic segment contains:
- a CDS encoding 2Fe-2S iron-sulfur cluster-binding protein, with amino-acid sequence MRFVLRRRKLGQLMVFSTVAATIANFVEKAVAETQVKKTTPMLATSTSETVKVTLQVNGTPHNLQIEPRVTLLDALREYLGLIGTKKGCDHGQCGACTVLVDGQRINSCLTFAIMHTDAKITTIEGLEQGNNLHPMQAAFLSRDAFQCGYCTPGQICSAVGLVNEGHAKSDADIRELMSGNICRCGAYPNIVAAVRDVLEGKKDAAI; translated from the coding sequence ATGAGGTTTGTCTTAAGACGCCGCAAGTTGGGTCAATTGATGGTCTTCAGTACAGTAGCGGCAACGATCGCTAATTTTGTAGAGAAAGCTGTAGCAGAAACTCAAGTCAAAAAAACTACTCCAATGCTGGCAACTTCCACTTCTGAAACTGTGAAGGTGACGCTGCAAGTGAACGGAACACCACATAATTTGCAAATTGAACCGCGTGTTACCTTACTTGATGCACTTCGAGAATATCTCGGACTAATTGGTACTAAAAAAGGTTGCGATCATGGTCAGTGTGGTGCTTGCACGGTGCTGGTTGATGGGCAACGGATTAATTCGTGCCTGACATTTGCAATTATGCACACCGATGCAAAAATCACAACTATTGAAGGGTTGGAGCAGGGAAACAATCTGCACCCGATGCAAGCCGCGTTTCTGTCCCGTGATGCGTTTCAGTGCGGCTACTGCACACCAGGGCAGATTTGTTCGGCGGTGGGTTTGGTGAATGAGGGACACGCCAAGTCGGATGCCGATATTCGCGAACTGATGAGCGGCAATATCTGCCGTTGTGGGGCTTATCCAAATATCGTGGCTGCTGTCCGCGATGTCTTAGAGGGAAAAAAAGATGCAGCCATTTAG